GTTTGGTAAAATAGTCCCAACCAACTGTACTGTTTGGGACTATCTCTTACACTGTCTGGAACTTCAGTAAATAAGTATGTTTTCATGAATTCTGAATTTACAAAAATATTACTAATAAAATGTTTCCTGGAGAGGCTCAATAGAAATAAggtatacaaacaaacaagactgACTCATTTTTATGTTGACTTCTGAAGGATTCTGAGTAAAGTTTCTGGAAATTCTTATAGATTTCCAAAACTTAAGCTCCACCCCCTTAGAACTCAACCCCATCCATTTAGACTCCTTTCAGCAATAGCaggtttcttttcatttaatttttaacttattttgaaGTCTACACATAaaagagaattattttttttgctGTGAGATGAACTATTTTTAAATCACTTCCATTTTTACTAATTCAATCTACTGTGCAGATTCACTATTGGTTTGGTAGCCACAAAGTCTTTAAAAGCATTTCAACATAAGTAGGAAAActgcattttgtttatttgtacaCTTTATAGTTGCAGATAAAAAATAGTCAGTCATTATAACAGATCTCTAATATGTTGGGCATTAATTGTGTCAGTAAGATTAGAGCCTCACAAGATAAATTACTGTAGCACAAACCAAGGGTTTAACTTGAGATTGTTTTGATAAAAtcaaaaaagtatattttaactgttgctttaaatatgtatttattaagaCTTGGCTTTATAAATTTTCAGCCTTTTAATACAAACATTTAATCCATTGTTGGATGTTTGGTCATTTTTGAATTATTCATTTCCTTGACTAAAATGATTTAgtgcaaaaacaagcaaaaaaaaaagactccttaGAGTTGCCTCACAGCTCTGTATCTCTGTTTCaccaaatttaaattaaaatttctattgtGTTTTCTTTCACTGTGTAGTCTATTTTTGCTGTGGAACTGATTCTTAATTGGTTCTTATATGCTTAGTGTTAAAAAACTCATAGACAATAAAGGATCAACCACAAATTTTGCACAAATATTTAATGACATGTTTAAAAAACAGGGATCAGAAGTAAAAAGTTGTCAATACAAAATTCATTTCTCTCATTTACAGGTTTCTTAACTATTGTTGATATTTCTATGCTTCCTTCATGTCCTTGTCCTcattctcctcccttccttctcctccccctcctcttcctctttctcttcctctacctcctcttgctcctcctgctcctcctgctcctgcttctgTGTCTCATATATCCCTAACTGGCAtctaactcactatgtagctgaggatgatcttgaacttttaaccctcctgcttctgtctctcataTGCTAGGATTATAGTTTCACAGCATCAGATCAGTTTGTCTGATCCTGGGGATGGAGCCCAGAGCTCCCTACATACTAGAGAAGCTCTCCACTAACTGAGATAAACactttgcttgatttttttttcctttccagtcATTTTTTTTGTAGGAATAAACCAAATAggcaaccacaaaaaaaaaaaaaaaaaaaaaacacaaaaatccgTTTCTCATTAGCACATCTCAGGACAAACTTACAATTCTTACCAGATTTATCCCAATATCACTAAAGAAATTAAGAGTAAACACAAAGAAGGGTAGAGGAAAATCTATTAAAGAAAGACACCTTGAAGAGGAGCCTGGATCtggaaatcaaagcaaaaaaaatacaAGATTATACTGCATCATAAAAAAATACAAGTTATTTTGACTTAAGGCCATAAAACTTGGGAACTCTGATGGAGCACCATGTAGtaattctgtgtatgtgtgtactgtcTAGCatttaaacaacaataaaaacgtTATCTCTTTAGGCATTTGTTTGCTTCCTAGCATTGAAACTgcaagatatttttcttttaatattattGTCGTCTATTCTCACTCTGCTATGCACACTAGAAATCCTTGCTTACACAGTGGGAAGAAATTGAGCTTGTAGGAGAAGGCGCTGTTGGGAGCTGTCCAATGTACCGACTAAGCTTATTTTTTAAAGGGAACTGATGTTTTTCCTAATTCTCCTTGAAATCAGAAAATCTTCCTTTACATGTGTTCTTCTATTTCCTCTGGCCTACTCTAGAAACTATTTTTCAATGTTTGTTGTTTGTCTCTGGGGTGTATTTACAGATCTTTACCATGGGTATTAAACAATAGCCATCAGTAAACCAAAAAGATGAAAAATGGACTTTTTGTGTGAAAATTTGGAATATACAAAAATCAGTAACATTTCTTAGTATACCAATTTTAGGGTCTCTTCTATTTCTGTGGACAGCTACCAAATTTCCCTGAAGCATAATTCAGTAAGGTATCTCCCTCTTAAAGTTTACTGCGGCATACAAACGAAACTGGGATAGATCAAAGTGTCAGGATTTTTCTTTGTTAGTGAACAAACACTTGATTGGCAATTTAAAAGCACGAAGACTGAGGGTGAGCGGTCCTGTGGCTTATTAAAGctaaacagcatttttttttccaaatgaggCTTGTGGGGTAGACAGGAAGGGTGTTGCTTTGTCCCCTAAGGGGTGATTACACCGTAAAAGGCTTATGCAATAAATGTTCCgagtctccatttttttttttttaatttttaatttcattatcaCTGTAACCTTTTCCCTCAAATGCAACCCTCCACGGTAGAGGGTAAGATCAGAGAGAGTAAAGTCGAGTTCTTTCAATTGTCAGTCTGATTGCGTCCAAGCCGGCTTCAGAAGTCAGGGTCTGTAACCAGGCAGTGAGTTGTTTGCGATGTCCTAGAAGGAGAAAAAACCGCGGGTTCCAACAGAGACCCTGGGGAATGCGATCGGCCCCCCGGTAGCCATGCTTACTTAAGCTAATGGAAGGTCTTTCCTTTCAGCAGCCGCTGCACTGGGATACCAGACAAACAGTTGCCCTCGACCCTTGGCAGGAAGGGCCCCTCTTCTGGACATCATTAAAAGCGCATGCACTTGTTTCACATCCATTGGCAAATGGCCGCAAGATTCAGGACTCCCACCCTGAAGCCAAGGAGAAGCCACTGCGGTGGAAAGATTTTTGGCTTTGAAGATCCAGATCGAAATTAAAGACCTACATGGAATAAGGAACCAGGAAAGCATTAGTTGGATACAGGGGTGAGACCAGAGACCCCCGCCACCACAGCTACTACCAAAGCACAGCAGGTAAGAACTGGAGGTTTCTGCCAAGGAGGAGCTGCCCCGCGTGGTGCAGCAAGGGGAAAAACTTAACAACCCAAATCCAGTCGCCTAGAGCCTCCCACAAGTGCACAAGCTTGTCACTTTCCATCAGTTTACAGAAGAGGGACGTTGCTTTAGCCTTCCCTCTCGCTGCGGATCATCCTTCCGGCTTGGTTATAAATGCTAATGTGTCCTAGAGTTTGGTGACGATGCATCAAGAGTGAAGGCAACTGAGGAGCCGCGTCCGCAGCTATGTCCTTCACGCAAGAAAAGCGATGAGACAGACGCTGAGCGATGGCCACCTATCCAGAGAGCTGCCTGGATGCTACCGTGCTGAACTTCGTTGACCTCTCTCTGGCCTCCCCGAGACACCCTCTTCTCTGCGACTTCCCACCCGGGGTCCCCTTTGGGGACCGAACCCTGGGATTCGGAGAGGGAAGACCCAGGAGGCTGTCGCGGTTTGAGGAAAGAGACCAGGAAGTAGAGGGGGCAGAAGTGGACTACGAGGACcccgaggaggaggaagaggacgtCGAGGGGCGCGGCCGAGTAGCATCCTTGCTGGGACGCCCCAAAAGGAAGAGAGTCATCACTTACGCCCAGCGGCAGGCCGCCAACATCCGCGAGAGGAAGAGGATGTTCAACCTGAACGAGGCCTTCGACCAGCTGCGCAGGAAGGTGCCCACCTTCGCTTACGAGAAGAGGCTGTCCAGGATCGAGACCCTCCGCTTGGCCATCGTGTACATTTCCTTCATGACGGAGCTGCTGCAGAGCAACGAAGAAAAGGAGGCCCGCTGAGCGGGGGAAGGGCAGAGCGGGTAGAAAAGACCCTCCCCCTTgcttggcgggggggggggggacgtcTCAAAAGCGGGGGGACCGCTGGCCTTCTGAGCCTGAGCTTGAGATGGTAAAGCCCCCAAAGCCCCCACTCGTGGCAGCTCTGCGGTGACTATATTGGGGATCAAGCACAGAGGGGTCCAGCTGGGCCAACGGGGAGTCCCAGCGGGCAGGGCCCTAGGGGAGAGCTAGAGGGTCTGACTTGGAGCCCCGAGACACTGGTCCTCTCCTCCACGACCTTCGTAAGcttctctgtgctctgtgctctcctccctgctcctttcaaAAGTAGAAGTAATAAAGCAGAACCTTTTCTCTCTCGCAGGACTCCTCGCTGCCCCATTGCCCTCTCCAGCAGGGGCGCCCCTGTGTGTGGCTGGGCGGGTGAGCCCACGTCAAACAGAGACCGGGCCCGCGGGGCCTCGGTGCAACTGTCTCTGGGTTCCGAAGGCTCTGCTTGGGCTCGGTCCTCTCAGACTAGTTAAGGGGAGCAAAGAGGACGTGACTGGAGCCGAAGCACAGTCAGGGGACTAACTCACAAAATGCGACCTCTGAGAGTGATGGTTCTCCCTCCACCATGGCTTCCCCGCCCTGACCCTGATTGCAGTGACCCTCGATTGCTGCCAAGTGCGCCCCTATCTCGTCCTGAGGCATGATGCCTCAGAGTGAAAAGCAGTCCATTCAGTGAAAGAAATCGTCATTCTGCCTTTTGCCCAGGACTGAACTCGGTCTCTGCCGCTCCGGCTCAGAGAGGGAGGGGCGGAGGTGGAGGAAGGCTGCTCCCGCCCCGCGCACTTCCCACACTCCCCAGCCTCTCTGGGGCCTTGGCATCAGCGCTTCCAGCAGTTGCCTGGGGGAAAGAGCTGGTATCTCTTAATAAGCTGTGACCCGGCGCGCCAGTAAAACCGTCTTAAACAGTGGGTGGAAAGTTATCTCTCAGTCTTAAGCCATCTAGGAAggcaaaaagccaaaagaaaggaTGTTTTCTGGTGCTTTGAAAATGTCTGCCTGAAGGTGAAGTCGAAGCCGGTTCTTTTGGGAAGCTACCTTCCTCTGTTATTCCCGGTTTCTTCTTTCTGAGTTACATGGGAGCACCCGAAGCTGGGTCTTTATAAGAGATGTGGTTAATGGAGGAAAGGAAATGAGCTGGAGCACGTGAT
This is a stretch of genomic DNA from Meriones unguiculatus strain TT.TT164.6M chromosome 1, Bangor_MerUng_6.1, whole genome shotgun sequence. It encodes these proteins:
- the Ferd3l gene encoding fer3-like protein; translation: MATYPESCLDATVLNFVDLSLASPRHPLLCDFPPGVPFGDRTLGFGEGRPRRLSRFEERDQEVEGAEVDYEDPEEEEEDVEGRGRVASLLGRPKRKRVITYAQRQAANIRERKRMFNLNEAFDQLRRKVPTFAYEKRLSRIETLRLAIVYISFMTELLQSNEEKEAR